In Humulus lupulus chromosome 6, drHumLupu1.1, whole genome shotgun sequence, a single genomic region encodes these proteins:
- the LOC133783727 gene encoding uncharacterized protein LOC133783727, with translation MDYAIRKDEPAAITATSTAAQIALYEKWERSNRLSIMFIMSKIPLGMRGSVEQPEKVKDLIKLIDEQFDTSDKPLYNNLIHQFSSTKLTGVKGVREHISKMRDISAQLKKLDVVIPETFLVHYILNHLPPQYGPFKISYNTHKDKWTINELITMCAQEEARLLQEQGESAHMATQGKKRKPSKKDKGENKVPP, from the coding sequence atggactacgcaataaggaaggacgaacctgctgcaatcactgcgactagcactgctgctcagatcgcactatatgagaaatgggagcggtccaatcgcctcagcatcatgttcatcatgtccaagatccctctgggaatgcgtggatcggtggagcaacctgagaaagtcaaagacttgatcaaactgatcgatgagcagttcgacacttcggacaaaccactttacaacaacctcatccaccagttctcatccacaaaactcaccggtgtcaaaggagttagagaacatatttcaaagatgagggacatttctgctcaactgaagaaactcgatgtagtcattcctgaaaccttcctggtccactacatccttaaccatcttccacctcaatatgggcctttcaaaatttcctacaacacacataaggacaaatggactatcaatgaactgataaccatgtgtgctcaagaagaagcaaggctcttgcaggaacaaggtgaaagtgctcacatggccacccaaggcaagaaacgcaaaccatccaagaaggacaagggggaaaataaagtgcctccctaa
- the LOC133783677 gene encoding uncharacterized protein LOC133783677 — protein MESNSTAVSKDEKGTSYILELHNAVKSGDKDKIVELLSSNRSIAFETNKHGDTPLHVAARLGNFEAVKLLVHQKYCGERKSQDLLVDCETGEVKDILKWTNNEKCTAFHEAVKRGYSEIITFLIGKDSSLVYLTTKDGESPLFLAIDRALYGIADCILRVVDYEKGLSQNIVSWSGRNGLTVMHAAVIRSHGRYVEKLLEKYDGDLLEMKDVHGWTPLHYAAHFGDVEVVKRFLQKKATLALIQDNEGMSPLHISARNGSFGVVKSLIAESGKYSYNICELLDNNDRTTLHVAVESRNISLVIRMLHFKEFNDILHWKDKDGNTCFHLAVLTRSGIMTSAFLFSLRVLDQVAILNRSGTMTSSFLLSRRVLDKFALNSKGMTATDIVRDENFNRMMDLTKLVLMIKQGGCLPSLESVHAKKSSKEKLVFELEQGHDDNKQHIGRKVPFISDIANVNLIVATIVASITFASVIQVPGGYNDHGIANLNGNSSFKLFSVFNSLAFGFSAASIFISFLSVLHYHIGMAIERLSYRPIFLGLAILLTQASLGSSVIAYIMSTKATLLDTTSSPWKFACSAFVVPVACTLVHLYISYAWKLI, from the exons ATGGAGAGCAATTCTACTGCAGTTTCTAAAGATGAGAAGGGCACAAGCTACATCTTAGAGCTTCACAATGCGGTAAAGTCCGGAGACAAAGACAAGATAGTCGAGCTCTTAAGCTCAAATCGTTCAATAGCGTTCGAGACCAATAAACATGGTGATACGCCACTGCATGTTGCTGCAAGGTTAGGGAATTTTGAAGCGGTAAAACTCCTTGTACATCAAAAGTACTGCGGAGAAAGAAAAAGCCAAGACTTATTAGTCGACTGTGAAACTGGAGAGGTGAAAGACATATTAAAATGGACAAATAACGAGAAATGCACGGCGTTCCATGAAGCTGTGAAGAGGGGTTACTCGGAAATTATTACATTTTTAATTGGAAAAGATTCAAGTTTAGTATATTTGACTactaaagatggagaatcaccGCTGTTCTTGGCTATCGATAGAGCGCTTTATGGAATTGCCGATTGCATTTTGCGTGTAGTTGATTATGAGAAAGGGCTGTCTCAGAATATTGTTAGTTGGTCAGGGAGGAATGGTTTGACTGTTATGCATGCAGCTGTAATCCGTAGTCATGGTC GCTACGTTGAGAAGCTGTTAGAAAAATATGATGGCGATCTTTTAGAAATGAAAGATGTTCATGGATGGACTCCTCTTCACTATGCGGCACACTTTGGCGATGTGGAAGTGGTGAAAAGGTTTTTGCAGAAAAAAGCAACCCTTGCTTTGATTCAAGACAATGAAGGCATGTCCCCTCTTCATATTTCAGCAAGGAATGGTTCTTTTGGAGTAGTAAAATCATTAATAGCTGAATCCGGAAAATATTCGTACAACATTTGTGAGTTATTGGACAACAACGACCGAACGACTCTACATGTTGCTGTGGAGAGTAGAAATATATCCTTGGTAATCAGAATGCTACATTTCAAGGAGTTTAATGATATTTTACATTGGAAAGACAAAGATGGAAATACTTGCTTCCATCTCGCTGTGTTAACTCGAAGTGGAATAATGACATCAgcatttttattttctcttcgAGTACTTGACCAAGTCGCTATCTTAAATAGGAGTGGAACAATGACATCATCATTTTTATTATCTCGTCGAGTACTTGACAAATTCGCTCTTAATAGTAAGGGAATGACGGCCACTGATATTGTGCGAGATGAAAACTTCAACCGG ATGATGGATTTGACTAAATTAGTGCTCATGATAAAACAAGGTGGCTGTCTACCGAGTTTGGAAAGTGTTCATGCAAAAAAATCATCCAAAGAGAAACTTGTATTTGAACTTGAACAGGGCCACGATGACAACAAGCAACATATTGGTCGGAAGGTACCTTTCATCAGTGACATAGCGAACGTCAACTTAATTGTGGCGACAATCGTGGCAAGCATCACATTCGCCTCCGTCATCCAAGTTCCCGGCGGATACAACGATCATGGCATAGCCAACTTAAATGGCAATTCTTCGTTCAAACTTTTCTCGGTCTTTAACTCACTGGCTTTCGGTTTCTCAGCTGCTTCAATCTTCATCTCCTTTCTGTCGGTTCTCCACTACCATATTGGCATGGCCATCGAAAGGCTGTCGTATCGACCAATTTTCTTGGGCTTGGCCATTTTGCTAACCCAAGCCTCCCTTGGTTCGTCGGTAATAGCTTATATCATGTCTACAAAAGCAACACTGTTGGACACCACAAGTTCTCCCTGGAAATTTGCTTGCTCTGCCTTCGTCGTACCTGTGGCCTGCACTTTAGTACACTTATATATTTCATATGCGTGGAAATTAATTTAA